The sequence CGATCGCATCAGTGGAGTGAAGTGTTGCCAGAACGCATGCGAGCGGCCCACCAGATTCTCCCACAAACGCGACTGGGACTCGTGAATTCCCAACGAAGCGTATTGCCCTGGTGGTAACCCGTACCAATCTTGCGGCAATCCCTGTTCATACAAACCATGCCCCGCTTCGTGCAGCGTTCCAAAAATGGATGTTGGCAAGAAGCTCTCTTCATACCGAGTCAAAATCCGGCAATCTGACGGCCCGAGCGTGGTGCAAAACGGATGAGACGTTTCATCCAGGCGACCACGTTCAAAATCAAAACCAATCGCTTCGGCCAGCTTTCGGCTAAGCGATTTCTGGGCCGCGACAGGAAACTTCTGGTCCAGCAATGGAGCCGCTTTCCGCGGTCGCCCCTGGATCTCATCAACCAACGCCACCAAGTCCTTTCGCAGATCGGCAAACACCTGTGTCAGGTGGTCCACCTTGGCCCCCGGTTCGTATTCGTTCAACAACGCCTCGTAGGGCGTTTGGCCTGGTTCGGCAATGGTCTGGCCCGCTTGTCGCTGCAACGAAATCATTTCATCCAGCGCGGGTTGGAACTGCGAATAATCGTCCGCCCGCCGAGCCCGCTCCCAACTTCCCTGGCCGCGAACCGTGGCCGACGCAATGGCCTCCACCAAGTCCTGCGGCAGCTTCCGCTGCTTTTCAAAATCCTTCCGCAACAAGCGAATCGTCGCCCCGATCGGCTCGTTGGGCTCAACCGCTTCGTCCCAACCGTCCAGTTCCGAAAGCCAACCTTCGATCTTCGGCGAAGTCTTTTTCTCGTGCACGAGACCGCGAAGGTGCGACACCTGCCGAGCCCGAAAGTCCCCACCACCGCTTGGCATCCCCGTCCGTTCATCCCACTCAAGCAATTCGGCAGCGGATTCAATTAGCGAAGCGTCGCGAAACTGCTGGCACAGAACTTCGAAGGTCTTCTGGGGATTCGTCATGATCGATTCTGGAGGGAGGGCTGCAAGAGAGAACATCGACACCATCATCCACGGGATATCATCAGCCCGCCATCGCATCAACCCCGCATCGATTCTTTCAAATCGACTTGGCATGGGTACCGGTTGCAACGATTAGCCAAACCCGTGGTGCAATGCAGACTTCAACGACCAGGCCCAATCAAGTCGGTTCCATCGACTGTTCGCTGCACCCGATCGGGTCACCGAAACGGTAAGCGGACGCATCACGAACATTTGTAGTGGTTACGGGATCCTTATCACATCGCTCTCTCAGCGAACCAGGACCGGTTGCGGAAACTTTGCGGGCCTCCCAATGCAATCGACAGACCTAGCTTACCATCCCCCCGTTGCATCCTGCCGGTTATAGCGATCACGCAAACATGGCCAGTTCCATTTGTGTCTGTTCTGGATAAATCCGTGAAGGTGTGCACGCCTGTTTCGTAGTTACGTCCCATGGTTGACGAGGACGCAGAGCTCCCGAGCGAAGCGTTCCAGACCGCCCAACTTGACTCTTTTTTTGAAGTCGGACTGAGCGACCTGTTCCAACTAAACATCAACCCACTTTTGGGAATTATGACATGACTCGAATTAACACTAACGTTTCGTCTTTGGTGGCTCAAAACCGTTTGCAAAGCAGCAACGCTGACTTGCAAAAATCGTTAACTCGACTTTCAACTGGTCTTCGCATCAACAGCGGCAGCGACGATCCAGCCGGTTTGCTTGCCAGTGAAGCACTGCGAAGCGAAATCACAGGCCTGACCAAATCGATCAGCAACACACAACGTGCCAGCCAAATCATCAGCACCGCCGACAGCGCCCTGGGCCAAGTCAGCAACCTGCTTAACGATGTTCGCGGCCTGATTGTGGAAGCCGGTAACTCGGGTGCACTGTCTAGCGACGAAATTGCTGCGAACCAACTGCAAATTGACTCCTCACTGGAAGCAATCAACCGAATCGCCCAAACAACCACCTTCCAAGGTCGGAAGCTGCTCGACGGCTCACAAGACTACGTTTCGACCGTTGGTAGCGTTTCAAGCATTAAAGATGCTTCGATCGACCAAGCCAAGCTAGGCACGACTGGCAAGATCGACGTCAGCGTCGACATCAAGAAAGCCGCTGAAAAAGCTTCAGTCGATATCGCTTCGGATGCTTTCAATGCCGCAGACATCGACCCCACTTCAAACAGTGAAGTTGCGATCAATGAGCTCGACATCACGGTAGGCGGCGAAGTCATCACCGTCCGTGGCAACGCTGACTTGCTTGCCAGTGTCGAAATCGAAGCTAACAACAGTCTCGACGCAGTTGCTGCTGTGAAAGCCGGTTCCGAATCCGGTGATATCGTCATTGAAGTTGATGGTGACACCAACGCCTCGGACGTTGACGACGTTTTGGCAGCCCTGAACGGTATCGACGGTCTGGAGGCCACTACTGCCGGTGCTGGAACGGGTGCCGCAACCGCTGCCGTCGCGCAAGTAACCGCATCCGCTGGCGACGCTGCCAACATTGAAGTCACCGGCGATGGCCTGGACTCGGTCACCGTCAATTACGTTGTCGGTACCGATGCCGCTGCGTCGGCAGCTTTCGACGCCGACACCAACACGGTCACTGTTTCTCTCGGTACCGATGCCGACGCCAACACGCTTTCGAACATCAAGACTGCCATCACAGCTTCAGATGCTTCGATCTCAGCGGACATCGTTGACGCTGCGGGCGATACCACGGCCGCCAACGACAGCATCACTATCTCCACAACCGACCTTCCCGCCGAAGCAACCGCAACCAAGGTAACCGCTGGTCTGAAAGACGATCTCGTCTTCCAACTTAGCGGAACTGACGGAGCAGAAACCTTCAACTTCGGTGCTGGTACCACTTTGGATCAAATCAAATCGGCCGTCAACTTGGTCAGCGACGCAACCGGAGTCGAAGCTTCCGGAACAACCTCGCTGACATTCACCAGCTCTGCTT is a genomic window of Neorhodopirellula lusitana containing:
- a CDS encoding carboxypeptidase M32; translated protein: MTNPQKTFEVLCQQFRDASLIESAAELLEWDERTGMPSGGGDFRARQVSHLRGLVHEKKTSPKIEGWLSELDGWDEAVEPNEPIGATIRLLRKDFEKQRKLPQDLVEAIASATVRGQGSWERARRADDYSQFQPALDEMISLQRQAGQTIAEPGQTPYEALLNEYEPGAKVDHLTQVFADLRKDLVALVDEIQGRPRKAAPLLDQKFPVAAQKSLSRKLAEAIGFDFERGRLDETSHPFCTTLGPSDCRILTRYEESFLPTSIFGTLHEAGHGLYEQGLPQDWYGLPPGQYASLGIHESQSRLWENLVGRSHAFWQHFTPLMRSTFPSLLGDVTTDQLHTMFHQVQPSLIRVEADEVTYNLHILVRFELEQALVSGDLATDDLPTAWADLYESTIGIRPPSAADGVLQDVHWSAGLFGYFPTYTLGNLVSAQLFDSAQSAISDLDGSIAKGEFGPLLDWLRANIHCHGRNFTPDELVQNATGRPLSAGPLMGSLRGRYLD
- a CDS encoding flagellin, whose protein sequence is MTRINTNVSSLVAQNRLQSSNADLQKSLTRLSTGLRINSGSDDPAGLLASEALRSEITGLTKSISNTQRASQIISTADSALGQVSNLLNDVRGLIVEAGNSGALSSDEIAANQLQIDSSLEAINRIAQTTTFQGRKLLDGSQDYVSTVGSVSSIKDASIDQAKLGTTGKIDVSVDIKKAAEKASVDIASDAFNAADIDPTSNSEVAINELDITVGGEVITVRGNADLLASVEIEANNSLDAVAAVKAGSESGDIVIEVDGDTNASDVDDVLAALNGIDGLEATTAGAGTGAATAAVAQVTASAGDAANIEVTGDGLDSVTVNYVVGTDAAASAAFDADTNTVTVSLGTDADANTLSNIKTAITASDASISADIVDAAGDTTAANDSITISTTDLPAEATATKVTAGLKDDLVFQLSGTDGAETFNFGAGTTLDQIKSAVNLVSDATGVEASGTTSLTFTSSAYGTDALVSIDVISEGDDGAFSDSLSATRAVGKDIEASVNGVKASGNGNSLSINTSTLDLSLTVDEGSSTDFSFSITGGGATFQLGPAVNSTQQASLGIGSVSTGKLGGASGRLYELGSGQAKSLTNDVIGAGKIIDEVISKVVGARGRLGSFQSTTLESNLVSLNDTKANLQEAESSIRDADFAQESANLTRAQILVQSGTNVLSLANQNPQNVLSLLR